From a single Candidatus Abyssobacteria bacterium SURF_5 genomic region:
- a CDS encoding NUDIX hydrolase encodes MRQWKTHARRVVLDEGRYLRVEHHDIELPGGRMLHDWPWLVTPDYVNILAVTDQGRFLCFRQTKYAVEGLCLAPPGGYIDAGEDPLMAARRELLEETGYQASEWVALGHLPVDGNRGAGTAHLFLALQAQEIAEIDSDDLEEQKLLLLTRNEVENALAAGEFKVLAWATVVALGLLHLEGRVKFHA; translated from the coding sequence ATGCGGCAATGGAAAACGCATGCGCGGAGGGTGGTTCTAGACGAAGGGAGATATCTGAGGGTAGAGCATCACGACATCGAGCTGCCGGGCGGGCGGATGCTTCATGACTGGCCGTGGCTGGTCACGCCTGATTACGTGAACATCCTTGCAGTTACCGATCAGGGCAGATTCCTCTGTTTTCGGCAGACGAAGTACGCAGTCGAGGGACTGTGTCTGGCGCCGCCGGGCGGGTACATCGATGCAGGCGAGGATCCACTGATGGCGGCGCGCCGGGAACTTCTTGAGGAGACTGGCTATCAGGCTTCGGAATGGGTGGCGCTCGGACATCTTCCGGTAGACGGAAACAGGGGAGCAGGCACAGCTCACTTGTTTCTCGCGCTGCAAGCGCAAGAGATTGCTGAGATAGACTCAGACGATCTTGAAGAGCAGAAGCTGCTGCTATTGACTCGAAATGAAGTTGAGAACGCGCTTGCCGCAGGCGAATTCAAGGTGCTTGCCTGGGCGACCGTTGTTGCGTTGGGTCTGCTGCATCTGGAGGGGCGGGTGAAATTTCATGCCTGA
- a CDS encoding class A beta-lactamase-related serine hydrolase, translating to MSRRQKSNFTTAQDFGCDTSRLDMVAKAIEQDAARGLYDGAVFLVARGGNIVMHEAIGHSDLEKKRTAHLDDVFFIMSITKQLTTTLVLMRIDRGELSLNTRISDIIPEFGKKGKKNITVRHLLTHMSGISIEMPPGLPLEQVGNLEAYVAAACEQRLLVLPDKGVSYNPFTAHALLAEVVRRLDGGKRPFREMLAEDLLKPLGMNDTAMGLRPDLVDRRVPVVVRDTTPGLFEPALLEATNILFAEDTEIPAGGVFSTAMDIYRFSELYRRGGEVGGKRFLSPAIVHLATSNHTGTHRNDLFDYAREEHGWPEFPAYLGLSFFLRGEGIFPTPLGLTTSPGTFAGLGAGSTLFWVDPERDLTFVCLTAGLLEEAASVQRFQRLSDLVVAAVVQ from the coding sequence ATGTCTCGACGACAGAAAAGCAACTTTACGACTGCGCAAGATTTTGGCTGCGACACGAGCCGTCTCGACATGGTTGCGAAAGCGATTGAGCAGGATGCCGCACGCGGCTTGTACGATGGAGCGGTCTTTCTCGTCGCGCGCGGCGGCAACATCGTCATGCACGAAGCGATCGGCCATTCGGATTTGGAAAAGAAGCGCACTGCTCATCTCGATGATGTTTTCTTTATCATGTCCATCACTAAACAACTCACAACCACATTGGTCCTGATGAGGATCGACCGCGGCGAACTTTCGCTGAACACCAGGATTTCCGATATCATTCCTGAATTCGGCAAAAAAGGGAAAAAGAACATCACCGTCCGGCATTTGCTGACGCATATGAGCGGAATCTCCATCGAGATGCCACCGGGTCTGCCCCTCGAACAGGTCGGTAATCTCGAAGCCTATGTCGCCGCCGCATGCGAACAACGGCTGCTTGTCTTACCCGACAAGGGCGTTTCGTACAATCCATTCACCGCGCACGCGTTGCTGGCGGAGGTTGTCCGCCGTCTCGATGGAGGAAAGCGGCCGTTTCGCGAGATGCTGGCGGAGGACCTTTTGAAGCCGCTCGGCATGAACGATACCGCCATGGGATTGCGCCCGGACCTTGTCGACCGGAGAGTGCCCGTGGTCGTACGGGATACTACTCCGGGACTCTTCGAGCCTGCTCTGCTCGAAGCGACCAACATCCTCTTTGCAGAGGATACCGAGATTCCTGCAGGCGGGGTTTTTTCCACTGCAATGGACATCTACCGCTTCTCCGAATTGTATAGACGCGGCGGAGAGGTTGGCGGAAAGCGTTTCCTTTCCCCTGCAATCGTTCATCTGGCTACAAGCAACCATACCGGAACTCATCGGAACGATCTCTTTGATTATGCGCGGGAAGAGCACGGATGGCCGGAATTCCCTGCCTATCTTGGATTGAGTTTCTTTTTACGCGGCGAAGGAATCTTCCCCACACCGCTCGGACTGACGACGTCGCCGGGAACGTTTGCGGGACTCGGCGCCGGCTCGACCCTTTTCTGGGTCGACCCCGAACGCGATCTCACTTTCGTGTGTCTGACTGCCGGACTTCTGGAGGAAGCGGCGAGCGTTCAGCGGTTTCAGCGACTGTCGGACCTGGTGGTCGCCGCAGTCGTCCAGTAA